In one window of Nicotiana tabacum cultivar K326 chromosome 12, ASM71507v2, whole genome shotgun sequence DNA:
- the LOC107812901 gene encoding protein LURP-one-related 15-like — translation MEGGTVVIGHRFCSPQPLQLSIKKKIYILAGYGYEVKDAYDNIVFTIEKVLGFFRSNKMLVFDAAGVPLVTIKSKKFTWHSRKQAFKGDSTDKKDLIFSAKTSSMFQFTTKLDVFLANNISEEVCDFWMKTNYMESTCDIFAGQSSTLIARMKKKYILLGRDKLIMTVNPNVDYAFIVSLIVILQEILSSTQNDSV, via the exons ATGGAAGGAGGTACAGTTGTGATTGGTCATCGGTTTTGTTCTCCTCAGCCTCTTCAACTAtccataaaaaagaaaatatacatcCTGGCTGGCTATGGATATGAAGTTAAAGATGCTTATGACAACATTGTCTTCACCATTGAAAAAGTATTGGGGTTCTTTCGTAGCAACAAGATGCTTGTCTTTGATGCTGCTGGAGTTCCACTTGTCACTATAAAAAGCAAG AAATTTACGTGGCATAGTAGAAAGCAAGCCTTTAAGGGAGACAGCACAGACAAAAAGGACCTCATTTTTAGTGCCAAGACTTCTTCAATGTTCCAATTCACCACAAAATTGGATGTTTTCTTAGCCAATAATATATCAGAAGAAGTTTGTGATTTTTGGATGAAGACCAACTACATGGAGTCAACTTGTGATATTTTTGCTGGACAATCATCCACTCTAATAGCTCGG ATGAAAAAGAAATATATATTGCTAGGAAGAGACAAGTTGATAATGACAGTGAACCCAAACGTGGATTATGCCTTCATAGTCTCACTTATAGTTATCCTCCAAGAGATTTTGAGCTCAACACAAAACGACTCGGTCTAG
- the LOC142167149 gene encoding uncharacterized protein LOC142167149 translates to MSKNTIDHTHPLFLGPSDTPSSVSIPVKLTRSENYGLWSRSMRIALLGKRKLGFVTGTCKKESYKITDLQEQWKTCNAIVLSWIMNIVCEDLLGGIVYASDAHLV, encoded by the coding sequence ATGTCAAAGAACACAATTGACCACACACATCCCCTGTTTTTGGGTCCTTCAGACACTCCGAGCTCTGTATCAATTCCGGTAAAGCTCACTAGGTCGGAAAACTATGGGTTATGGAGTAGGTCGATGAGGATTGCACTTTTGGGGAAAAGGAAGCTAGGGTTTGTGACCGGCACATGCAAAAAGGAATCCTACAAGATAACTGATTTACAGGAGCAATGGAAGACCTGTAATGCTATTGTTTTGTCATGGATCATGAACATTGTGTGTGAGGACCTTCTTGGTGGCATTGTGTATGCTTCAGATGCTCATCTCGTTTAG